Proteins encoded by one window of Sediminicoccus rosea:
- a CDS encoding Zn-dependent hydrolase, with translation MAQVDTDRFLRDLNELRKIGEYKTGVHRPTFSPEDMESRHWLMERMRECGLEASIDGIGNVFGRHKGPGPHLLVGSHIESQNQAGWLDGALGVMAGVALARAGLPVDVVAFADEEGHYGSFIGSRSLIGLLEDSEIDTLTNRYHGKPLRQALKEAGLEGLPRPRLDPARYKGFFEMHIEQGTQLESQNLRAGVVTGIVAIWQFRIVIEGMQDHAGGTTMAERKDAGLTAVRMLARIDREFPMLCGPRTVWTCGRIALDPGAPSIIPGRAEVLFQFRDIDTEVLERLERCMRSVVQEMNRTERTVSTVEVMSRSKPAPCDPAMQAALAEAATKHANGQWQHMPSGAGHDAQYMARVMPAAMLFTPSINGISHHWAEDTKEEDLALNIRIMADAAEAFLRG, from the coding sequence ATGGCGCAGGTGGATACGGACCGGTTCCTTCGGGATCTCAACGAGCTTCGGAAGATCGGCGAATATAAGACCGGCGTGCACCGCCCGACCTTCTCGCCCGAGGACATGGAAAGCCGCCACTGGCTGATGGAGCGCATGCGCGAGTGCGGCCTTGAGGCCTCCATTGATGGCATCGGCAATGTCTTCGGCCGCCACAAGGGCCCGGGGCCCCACCTTCTCGTCGGCAGCCATATCGAGAGCCAGAACCAGGCCGGCTGGCTGGATGGCGCGCTGGGCGTCATGGCCGGCGTCGCACTGGCCCGCGCCGGCCTGCCCGTGGATGTCGTGGCCTTCGCCGATGAGGAGGGCCATTACGGCAGCTTCATCGGCAGCCGCAGCCTGATCGGCCTGCTGGAAGACAGCGAGATCGACACGCTCACCAACCGCTACCACGGCAAGCCGCTGCGCCAGGCGCTGAAGGAAGCCGGCCTGGAGGGTCTGCCCCGCCCTCGCCTCGACCCCGCCCGCTACAAGGGCTTCTTCGAGATGCATATCGAGCAGGGCACGCAGCTCGAATCGCAAAATCTCCGCGCCGGCGTCGTCACCGGCATCGTCGCCATCTGGCAGTTCCGCATCGTGATCGAGGGCATGCAGGACCATGCCGGCGGCACCACCATGGCCGAGCGGAAGGATGCCGGCCTGACCGCCGTGCGCATGCTGGCCCGCATCGACCGCGAATTCCCGATGCTCTGCGGCCCGCGCACCGTCTGGACCTGCGGGCGCATCGCGCTCGATCCCGGCGCGCCCTCCATCATCCCGGGCCGCGCCGAGGTGCTCTTCCAGTTCCGCGACATCGACACCGAGGTGCTGGAGCGGCTGGAGCGCTGCATGCGCAGCGTGGTGCAGGAGATGAACCGCACCGAGCGCACCGTCAGCACCGTCGAGGTCATGAGCCGCAGCAAGCCCGCCCCCTGCGACCCCGCCATGCAGGCGGCCCTGGCCGAAGCCGCGACCAAGCACGCCAATGGCCAATGGCAGCACATGCCGAGCGGCGCTGGGCATGACGCGCAATACATGGCGCGTGTGATGCCCGCCGCCATGCTCTTCACGCCCTCGATCAACGGGATCAGCCACCACTGGGCCGAAGACACCAAGGAAGAGGACCTGGCGTTGAACATCCGAATCATGGCCGATGCGGCGGAGGCCTTCCTCCGTGGCTGA
- a CDS encoding Zn-dependent hydrolase — protein MAEVDTARFLADLHELRQIGKFKTGVHRPTYTPEDMQSRHWLMDRLREVGLTPSMDGIGNVIGRHPGPGPHLLVGSHLETQNEAGWLDGALGVLAGLALARAGLPVDVVAFADEEGHYGTFLGSRSLIGDVTEAQMDAAKHNMTGKPLREALREAGLESLPRERLDPSRYKGFFELHIEQGTQLENAGLRSGVVTGIVGIRYFKITAIGQQDHTGGTTMAERKDAAVAAMRVLSLIDERFPMHIGERTVWTCGRIMLEPNAPHIIPGKAELVFQFRDISEEVMDRLEELLHRIVQEVGRRDRCTLSVECLNRSPPALAHPAMHEALRQAATKHANGQWQPMPSGAIHDAQQMAKILPTAMLFTPSIGGISHHWAEDTKEEDLTLALRILADAAENYLKQ, from the coding sequence GTGGCTGAGGTCGACACCGCCCGCTTCCTCGCGGACCTGCATGAGCTGCGCCAGATCGGCAAGTTCAAGACCGGCGTGCATCGCCCGACCTACACGCCGGAGGACATGCAAAGCCGCCACTGGCTGATGGACCGCCTGCGCGAGGTGGGCCTGACGCCGAGCATGGACGGCATCGGCAATGTCATCGGCCGCCATCCCGGCCCCGGCCCTCACCTTCTCGTGGGCTCCCACCTCGAAACCCAGAACGAGGCTGGGTGGCTCGACGGCGCGCTCGGCGTCCTCGCCGGCCTCGCCCTGGCCCGTGCCGGCCTGCCCGTGGATGTCGTCGCCTTCGCCGATGAGGAAGGCCATTACGGCACCTTCCTCGGCAGCCGCAGCCTGATCGGCGATGTGACCGAGGCGCAGATGGATGCGGCCAAGCACAACATGACCGGCAAGCCGCTGCGTGAGGCCCTGCGCGAAGCTGGCCTCGAAAGCCTCCCGCGCGAGCGCCTGGATCCGTCCCGCTACAAGGGTTTCTTCGAACTCCATATCGAGCAGGGGACGCAGCTCGAAAACGCCGGCCTGCGCAGCGGCGTCGTCACCGGCATCGTCGGGATCCGCTACTTCAAGATCACCGCGATCGGCCAGCAGGACCATACCGGCGGCACCACCATGGCCGAGCGCAAGGACGCGGCCGTCGCCGCCATGCGCGTCCTCAGCCTGATTGACGAGCGCTTCCCGATGCATATCGGCGAGCGCACCGTCTGGACCTGCGGGCGAATCATGCTGGAGCCGAACGCACCCCACATCATCCCGGGCAAGGCGGAACTGGTGTTCCAGTTCCGCGACATCTCGGAAGAGGTGATGGACCGGCTGGAAGAACTCCTGCACCGCATCGTCCAGGAAGTCGGCCGGCGGGACCGCTGCACCCTCTCGGTCGAATGCCTCAACCGCTCGCCCCCGGCGCTCGCCCATCCGGCGATGCATGAGGCGCTGCGCCAGGCGGCGACCAAGCATGCCAACGGCCAGTGGCAGCCCATGCCGAGCGGCGCCATCCATGACGCGCAGCAAATGGCGAAGATCCTGCCGACCGCAATGCTCTTCACCCCCTCCATCGGCGGCATCAGCCACCATTGGGCGGAGGATACGAAGGAAGAGGATCTGACGCTGGCGCTGCGCATCCTGGCGGATGCGG